The proteins below come from a single Triticum aestivum cultivar Chinese Spring chromosome 5D, IWGSC CS RefSeq v2.1, whole genome shotgun sequence genomic window:
- the LOC123120584 gene encoding gamma-glutamyl peptidase 3-like has translation MKIVAADEPRTSRRYALLLAARDSEYVLKVYGGYFNVFVSAFGSGDDGDGNGDVCETWDMFRAVDGELPDLDDIGRYDGFVISGSPYDAYADELWILRLCLLVQEAVAARKRVLGICFGHQVVCRALGGRVGKARRGGWDIGIREVAMAATLPPWRFLDALRDLPRYAKITECHQDEVWEAPLGADVLASSDKTGVEMFCVGDHVLGIQGHPEYTGDILLSLVDRLSTSQSITVSFAKDVKRQLEATSADREFWLNLCKSFLKAEELY, from the exons ATGAAGATTGTGGCAGCTGACGAGCCAAGGACGAGCAGGAGGTACGCACTGCTGCTGGCGGCCCGGGACTCGGAGTACGTGCTCAAGGTGTACGGCGGCTACTTCAATGTCTTCGTGAGTGCGTTTGGCTCtggcgacgacggcgatggcaacGGCGACGTCTGCGAGACGTGGGACATGTTCCGGGCGGTGGACGGGGAGCTGCCCGACCTGGACGACATCGGACGATACGACGGCTTCGTCATCAGCGGCAGCCCTTACGACGCGTACGCCGACGAGCTGTGGATACTGCGGCTGTGCCTCCTCGTCCAGGAGGCCGTCGCCGCCCGGAAGCGCGTCCTCGGCATCTGCTTCGGCCACCAGGTGGTATGCCGCGCTCTGGGCGGCCGCGTCGGGAAGGCCAGGCGCGGCGGGTGGGACATCGGCATCCGGGAGGTGGCCATGGCGGCGACGCTGCCGCCGTGGAGGTTCCTCGACGCGCTGCGGGACCTTCCCCGGTACGCCAAGATCACCGAGTGCCACCAGGACGAGGTCTGGGAGGCGCCGCTGGGCGCCGACGTGCTGGCGTCCTCGGACAAGACCGGCGTGGAGATGTTCTGCGTCGGCGACCACGTGCTGGGAATCCAGGGCCACCCGGAGTACACCGGCGACATACTCCTCAGCCTCGTCGACCGCCTCTCCACCAGCCAATCCATCACC GTGTCGTTCGCTAAGGACGTGAAGAGGCAGCTGGAGGCTACTAGCGCTGACAGGGAGTTCTGGCTCAACCTCTGCAAAAGTTTCCTGAAGGCTGAAGAATTGTACTAG